The Haloterrigena turkmenica DSM 5511 genome includes the window ATCAACGTCGCCGCCTTTCGGACCGACGGCGACGTGACGCTGGTCGACGACATCGACGACGCCGAGACCGACGAGGACGACGGCGGCGCCGCCGAATCGACGACCGAGGCCGACGCGGTCATCGTCGGCAAGAACGGCGAGGGCGACGCGACGATCGACCTCCCCGAGGACTTCTCCGGCTCGGCCGACCTCTCGACGCTTCGCCGGCGCGACGGCGACGTCGAGCGCGGCGCCTACGTCCGCATCCTCGGCAAGGAGTACGAACGGTTCGCCGAGACGGCCGCCGAGGAGGCCGACCACACCATCATCGTCGGCGAAGACTGGACGATCATCCCCCTCGAGAACCTGATCGCGCGGATCGGCGAGGAGACCAACCTCATCGCGGGGGTCACGACCGCCGACGAGGCCAAGACGGCCTTCGAGACCCTCGAACTGGGCGCCGACGCGGTCCTGCTCGACTCCGACGACCCCGACGAGATCCACGAGACCGTGGAGATCCGCGACGAGGCCGAACGCGAGTCCCTCGACTTAGAGTACGCCGAAGTGCTCGACATCGAGCAGATCGGCAGCGCCGACCGGGTCTGTGTCGATACGGGAAGCCTGCTGGAACACGACGAAGGGATGCTCGTCGGCTCGATGGCCCGCGGCCTCGTGTTCGTCCACGCCGAAACGGCCGAATCCCCGTACGTCGCCTCCCGGCCCTTCCGGGTCAACGCAGGCGCCGTCCACGCCTACGTCCGCACGCCCGGCGGCGGCACGAAGTACCTCTCGGAGCTTCAGAGTGGCGACGAAGTTCAGGTCGTCGACACCGCGGGTAACACCCGCGAAGCCATCGTCGGCCGCGTCAAGATCGAGAAGCGGCCGATGTTCCGGATCGCCCTCGAGACCGACGACGGCGACCGCATCGAGACGCTCCTCCAGAACGCCGAGACGATCAAGGTCGCTACCAGCGAGGGCCGGACGGCCGTCACGGATCTCGAGGCCGGCGACGAACTCCTGTTGTACACCGAGGACACGGCGCGTCACTTCGGCGAGGCCGTCGAAGAGAGTATTATCGAGAAATAATCGATTTCGTGGACCCCTCGGATACCTAGTATAGTCATTTGGTAACCTACCGCACGTTCTGCGGTCGGATTCGTCACTCCGTCTCGCACGGTTGCCAGTTTCGCGGACAGTATCTCGTCGAGACACCCTGACGAGGGGAAATTCTCCCTTATATCGGTAATTCCGCGCGGCGGCGAACAACTTCTATGATGGTTGTTATCGTTACACGTGGATGGTTACGAACAATGAGTATTACTCGAGAGGCCATTCGATCGGTTGAACCGCCCGAGTTCGCAGTGACGCTTCGCAACGCCGGCCTCGCGGGCGCAGGCGGTGCCGGGTTCCCGACCTACGCCAAGTGGGAGCGCCTCGAGGAGGTCGACTCGCTGCTGGTCAATCACCAGGAGAGCGAACCGAACTACTACATGGACAAGTGGCTGGGCCGCGAGCGAACCGAGGAGTTGGCGGCGCTGTTCGACGGGCTCCTCGAGCGGGCGTTCGATCGGATCGTCATCGCCGCCAAGTGGCCCGACCGCGACGAGTGGATGGGCGGCCTCGAGGCGGCGACCGACGCGACGGTCTACGCCCCAGACGCGCTGCCGGTCTCCGAAGACGAGACGGGAATCGTCATCGCCTACACCGACGACAAGTACGAGTTCGGGATGGAGAGCGTCCTCATGCGACTCGTCGCGGGCGTGGTTATGGGGGGCAACGAACTCCCGATGGACAACGGCTGGATCGTCCAGAACACCGAGACGCTCTCGAACGTCTACCGCGCCCTCGTCGACGGGGCGCCGACGACCCGAAAGTTCGTCCACGTCGATGGCCGGGTGCCGACCCACCGGTTCCTCGAGGTGCCGATCGGCACGCCCGCGACGGACCTGCTCGAGGCGGCGGGGCGCACGGACGAGCTCGCTGACAACGAGGTCATCCTCGACGGCGGTCCGGGATGGTGTTTCGAGATCGACGCCGCACCGGACGCGTTCGGGGTCCGCAAGCGAACGAACTGCCTGCTCGTGATGGAGGAGTCGGTCGTCGAGGAGAACACTATCGGGAGCGGCGGTCGGGTCAACGTCCTCGCGTCGGCGGCGTGGAAGCAGTCGGTCCACGAGACGGCCCCGACGGAGGCGCTCCGTCCGGACCGCGTCGAAGTACCCCTGATCACGAACCCCGCTTTCGAGGGGGTCGTCACGCCCAGCGAGCCGATCGTGACGGTCGGCGACGACCTCGAGACCGATGAGATGATCGCCCGGCCGGCCGACGGAATCAGCATCGCCCAGCACGCCCCGATCGACGGCACGGTCACCGGCGTCGACGATCGATCGATTACGATCGAGCGCGACGAACGACTGACGTCGGACTGATACCGACGCCGCGGCTACGGCTCACCGCTGACACGACCACGTGGTCGTCGATCGAATCCACGCGGAGGGGGTTCGCCGGTCGCAGATGACGGTGCCGTCGCCGTCCGCGTAGCTGACGTAGTGGTCGAACGCTCGATCCGCCGTCGCCTCTCGCTCGTCGTAGTCTCCCGTTGCGTGCATTCGAAATCACGTCCGTCGGTCGCCGAGACCGACCTGATATCCGCGGTACCAAGCGATCGGTGAAAAGGGCTCCGTCGATGTACTACTAGCGTGATTATATTACGACTGTGAGATGGTACCGTCGATCACTCGAGCGAGCGTTTTCGGATCACGACTGGGCCGGTTCCTCCTCGGGACTCGGCTCAAGGCGGGCCGTACACCAGTGACAGAACTCGAGGTCCTCGTCGAGTTCCTTGCCGCACTCGGGACAGGTGGCCCCGCCGTCGTCTCCGGCGGCGTTCGGCGAGAATTCCAACGCCCGGATGACGGCGTCGAACGCCGCGATGAGGTTGACGAACAGGAGCGTCAGCTGAGAGAGCATGTCGACCTCGCTGGTGATCGTCATCGCCTCGGAAAACGATTCTGCCGTCGCGATCTGATCGACCGGGAAGAAGAGCCAAAACGTGACGAGGTAGAGTCCAGCAAAGAGCAGGGCTCGGAGCCAGTCCCGGATCACGACGTGTCCGGCACCGGGAAAGACCATCGAGAGGCCAGCGGCGACGACCGCGCGAAGCCATGTCATCGTACGTGGTGGTAGGGCACCCTCGTCCTTAACATTCCGATTTCTTTCGAAGACGATTGTAATTTCGTCCCGTTGATGAATCAGGCCGGGAGTAGATCGGTGACCCGTTCACTGACGACCGAGTCGTTGCAGAAATCGATAGCTCGATACTCGAGGGAATCGCTCGCTAAAACACCGTAGCCGAATATGGGCCGAATCCTCACTGCAAGTCGCTTCACTCCGTCTGCGTGACTTCCTGTCGACTCGGGTACTCCTCGTCCAACTGGTCGAAGATCCGACTGTCCGTACCGCTTTCCTTGATCATCTCGACCAGCGAGTCGAGTCGGTGCAGCGGTAGCTGCCCCGGCGCGTACTCGCTCTTGTCGGACTCGAGCGGCGCGTAGCCCAGCGCGGAGCCGTACAGCGGGCCGATTACGCGCGTGTGACTGCCGAGTTCGCCCATCGCGATGCCGGCCGCCCGAATGCCGTTCTGCGTCGCGGTATCGATCGCCGTCAGGATCCGCAGGCAGTCCTCGCGATCCGCGGCGTAGGTCGCGACTTTGGCGATATCGCCGTACCGGGCGCACTCCTCGATGATCGCGTCGAGGGTCTCCTGATCGGGCGTCTCGTCGAACTCGTGGAAGGAGATGACCAGTTCGACGTCCTGTTCGCGGAACTCCTCGAGGACCCACTGCATGCCGCGTGCCGTCTCGAGTTCCACGTCCACCATCTCGACGACGTCGAACTCGGCGGCGGCCATCAGTTGATCCAGTCGGCCGCGGTCGGCCGCGTGGCCGCCGAACCACCGCGAGCGGTTCGTAGCGAGGATCGGCAGGTCGCCGTCGTAGTCGGCGAGTTGTTCGATCGGGTCCTCCGCGCTGTCCATCCGGAACTCGATGATGTCAGCGGTGTCACGAGCTTTCGGCTCCCGTGTCAGATCGTTCGTTGTTGCGGCGAGGGCGAAACCGTCGACAGTCATGATACGGGCTACCAATCCTCCGCATAAAAATATTTCGAGAGTTCGCACCCCGGCGGTCGCCGAACTCGCCGTATGGACGCGACCAGTGTGTATATGAGAACTGTCCGAAATGGACGACACAGGCCATCTAACTCCGTAATTCTGCCGCCGAGATCCGCAACCGTTGCGTTCCGTCCATCATCATTATTACTGGCTAAGCTCGAGTCGAAACGACCGATAGTATCACAATTCAAGCAGTTTTACTGGGGATTCGTCGTTCCTGCGGAGGGAATCAACGTACCGCGTCGCTCGCGCGCGAGCGTGACACATTGAGCGGCGTACGATCGTGTCGAACCGGAATCGCTCGAGCGTGTCCTCGAGGTGACCGATATTGGAACGCTCTGACCACCTGTACAGACGACTGCTCGGAAAACGGACAGCGAAACCACAGTAAACCGGTTGCTCGCGAAAAGCGTCGTACGACGGCTCCGTCAGCGATCCGCCAGCCGGTTGACGTCCGAGAGGACGGCGGTGGCCGTCTCGGGACCGCCGGCACCGCGCCCGCTCGAGTGTAAGGAGCCGGCGTTGTGGGTTTCGATCTGGATGATGTTCCGGGTGCCGGTGACGGCGAGAGGCCCGTTCTCGGGAACGAGTCGTGGCCCGACGCGGACGCCCTCGCGGGTGGCTTCGCCGATCAGGCGAATCGTTCGACCGTCCTCGGCCGCAAGATTCAGCGCGCTCCCCGGAATGTTCTGGATTCCCTCGACGCTCGCGTCCTCGAGGGCGAAACCGCCGTCGGAAAGCACGTTCGCGAGAATGACGAATTTGAGTGCGGCGTCGGTGCCATCGACGTCGAAGGTGGGATCAGCCTCGGCGACGCCCAGATCCTGGGCTTCCGCGAGGACGTGCTCGTAGTCCAGTCCTTCGGCGGCCATCCGCGTCAGGATGAAGTTCGCGGTGCCGTTGAGCACGCCCCGAACCGCCGTGACGTTCTCCGGCATGCAGTCTTCGACCGTCGAGAGCGCGGGAATCGCACCGCCGACGGTGGCCTCGAAGCGCACCGACCCTTCGCTGTCGGCCTCGAGAGCCCGCATCTCCTCGTAGCGTTCCGCGACGGGACCCTTGTTAGCCAATACGACGTGGCGGTCGGCCTCGAGGGCGCGTTCGACGTGGGAGAAGCCGGGTTCGGCGTCGCCGAGCGTCGTCGGCGTCGCCTCCACGAGGACGTCGTACTCGATGTCGAAGACGTCGTCGGGGTCGTCGACGCCGACGGGTTCGTCGCTGCGTTTGCGCTGGAGAGCGCCCTCGACGTCGATACCGTCGGCGTCGATGACGGCGTTCGTCGAGTCGGCGAGCGCGACGACCTCGTGGCCGTACTCGCCGGCGAGGTCGGCGACCGACCGCCCGACGTCGCCCGCGCCGAGAATTGCGAGTCGCATCAGGCGTCACCTCCGAGCAGCGGCTCGACGACCGTGAGGTCCTTCTCCTCGCTGACCGAGCGGATAGTGTCGAAGACCGCTTCGGACCGCCCGGAGTCGATCGCGAGTCGCAAGCGGGCACTCGAGGTGTCGCCGGTTCCCTGGGGCGCGGACAGCGACAGGTCGAGGACCGCGGCGCTCGTTTCGTCTTCGATCGCCAGCAGGGTATCGGAGAGGTCCGTCTCGATGAGGTGGCCGACCAGCACGACGCTGATCTCCTCGCCGTAGCGTTCGGCGCCGGCCTGAATGACGTTGATTCCGGTTTCTCGGAGTGCGGCGACGATATCGTCGAACCGATCCGGCGGGCAGCCGAGGTCGACCTCGACGGGAATGTGTCCCCGCGGCGTGATGTTGCCGCGCTCGTGGTGAATACTCATGAGATTGCCGCCGTTTTCGGCGATCGGTGTCAGCGCATCGAGTAACTCGCCGGGTTCGTCGACCAGCTCGAGGCGGACGGTATAGGTACGAACGCCGCCGTCGGCCTCGGTGCCGAGGTCACCCGGTGGCGTCGGTGCATCACCCATCGGTGTCACCGCCTCTCGGCACGTGATCGTCCGTCATCGTGGGCATGCTATCGTCTCCGTAACGGGCACGTAAAAGCGTATAGATATCCTCATCGCTCGAGATCGACTCGAGCGGGCCGCTGTGGCGGTTTCGGCGGCGACTGTTGTAGCGACGTTCGACGTCAGTTCGCTCGAATTGGCGTTCTCACTCGGATAGAGAGCGACGCCCGTTCTCCGATTGCACCAGTCGAACGCGATCGTTCTTCTCCTGCTCGAAAGGTCGCTCTCAAGTATGTTGACTTGCCGACTATTGTCTCGAATACTCTACTATCGTGTATGTGTTCGTTAGTCAATTCGATTGAGTGATTACACTGGCTTTCTCTCGTAACAGCGGACCCTATAGCTGTTATTGGGTTTCTGGGCCGCTCCAGATTAGATTCCGACGCTATTTTAACTATATTGTATATTTCACAGAAGTACATGGGAGTTCAAACTGATTTCCGTAGCTCAGGCCCAAAACCGCTAGTATAGTGATCTCAATGTACACTGAACCTAACAGGTCCTACTCAGAGTCCTCCGACAGATATCGAAGCTATCGGTTTAGAAAGTAGTATGTTTAAGTGGTAGTTGGTAATCTCTCGCTCGAGACGACGAACGCAAACTACCCCCTCTGTATCCGGATGAACGATCCGCGAAACGCCGGCGTAGGGTCGCTCAGCAATCCACGGCTACTGTTCACCGTCGATCAGCACTGGCTAGCCCCATTCTATATCGCGCTATGGAATTTATGCCGATAGCAAACGGACTGCTATCGGCTCGTCACGTGGAATACGACTGAAAGAAATTCGACGGCTGCGTCGCCGCGATTAGATGTCCGAGACGACCTCGTGCTCGACGTCGACGGCCTGTGCGTCCTCGTCCAGCAGCGCCACGACGAGATACGGCACGTAGGACTCGAAGTACTCGACGACTTTGGCGATCCGTTCGGCGTCGATCGCCTCGAGGGAGTCGAGCAGCATGAACGGGACCGTCTCGTAGACGTCGTGGACGAGATAGCCCGCGAGCGCGAACACGAGTCCGGTCACCTCTCGCTCGCTCTCGCTCAGGTGGCCGATCGTGTCCTCGTAGGCCGCGCCGTCGTCGGTACTGCGGACGATCTTGAGGTCGAACGACGAGCGCTCGACCTTCCGGCGACCTTCGCGGACCTCGCGGCGCGTCCGGTCGATCCAGATGCGGTCGAGGTTATCGTAGCCCAGCACCTCGAGGAGGTTCTCCATGTGTTCGTTGAACCCCTCGACGGCGTCGGCCTCGATCTGATCGATGCGCGTCCGGAGATCCGTCAGTTCGTCGGTGACGTCCTCGCGGCGCTCCTGGAGATTGCTGCGGTCGTCGAGTCGCTGTTCGATCTCGTCGATCTCGTCGTCGATCTCCTCGCGCTCGCGTTCCTTGCGTTCGAGTTCGAACTCGAGCTGGTTGACCTCCTTGTGCTGATCGAGGACCCCGCTGTAGTCGTCGGTCTCGAGGTCGTCGATCGTCGTCTCGAGGTCGTCGATTTCGTCGGTGAGGGCCTCGCGGTCGTCGGTCAGATCGTCGAGCCGGTCCTGTCGCCGGTCGAGTTCATCGTCGATCGAGTCGAGGCGACGCTGGGTCTGTCGGTACTCGGTCTTGTTCTCGTTGATCTCCGAGAGGGTCTCTCGCCGTTCGTCGAGTTCGGAGCTGATCTCGGAGCGCTCTTCGATGCGCTCCTGTCGGACGGATCGGAGCTGTTCGATCGTCGTCTCGATCTGGTCGCGGGGCACCGACGAGCCACACGTCCAGCAGGTGACCGACTCCGAGTCCGCGAGCAACTGATCCGTAACCGGGCCGTCATCGTCCTCGGTGGCGACGTCCGGGAGGACCGACTCCTGTTCGTCGAGCAGTTGCTCGTTGAACTGAATCGTGCTCTGCAGCTGTGAGATCTCCTGGGAGAGTTCCGCCTTCTCCGCCTGGAGGGTATCGATTTCGGCTTCGAGGCGGCTGACCTCCGTCTCGTCGCCCGACGAGAGCGATTCGAGACGCGCCTCGACCTCGTCGCGTTCGTCCTCGAGGGCCTCGATACTCTCGCGTTCGGTCTCGATGCGATCGCGGACGGTTTCGAGCTCCGAGCGGGTGTCGCGAAGCTCCGCGAGTTTCTCCTCGAGTTCGGACTCCTCCTCGCGTCGCTGTTCGACGTCGACGTTCGTCTCCTCGAGTTCTTCGCGGGCCTCTTCGAGGTCCGCCTGAAGCGACTCGATCTCGTCGGTGAGACGGGTCCGTTTCGCCTCGAGATCGGGCAATCGATTCTCGAGATCGTCGAGTTCGGACAGCCGCTCGTCGAGTTCCCGTTTCTGCTGTTCGTACTGCTCGATTTCGGCCTTTATCGCGTTGGTGTCGACCGGCCGCATGATCAGCTCGCGGAGGTCGTCTCCGCGGGCGACGGCCTGTCGCGCTTCGTTGGTTTCGAGCAGGAACGCGAACAGATCGGCGAGTTCCGGATCGTCGAGATAGGGGTCGCCGTCGGTGACGATCGTTCCGCCTCGTCGCTCGAGCGTCCGCCGGTACGTCTCGTCGCCGAACTCGAGGACCGCCTGGCCCTCGTCAGCGTCGGCTTTGAGACTCGCTTGTTCGCTTCCGAGCGCCGCCATGATCGCTTGCAGCAGTGATGTTCGGTTAGTCGCGTTGCGACCGGAGAGCACAGTCACTCCGTGGTGAAACGTAACCTCCGTTTCGTCGATACCCCCGATGTTATCGACTGAAAGGGTAGCCGCCCCCGGAATGTCTCGTTGTTTCGTATCCAGTCCAGGTTCCATGCGCCGGTGTACTGTCCCCACGCATATAGATATTCCCACTTCTGCCACTCGTGAGAATTTGCCGGTTCCAGGGTTCGACGATCAGCGCGGATTATGCGTCGTCCACGTCTACCGTGTGGCAATCACACGCCCGGTTCTCGAGGAGTTCCCTGATGGTGTACTCCTGGAGGCAGTCCTCACAGGTCACCGTAACCGAGACGGTGACGTCGAAGTCGCCGATGGCGACGACGTCGTTGCGCTCGAGTTGAGAAACGGTGTCCGCCGTAACGGCCGCGGTTCGATTCTGTAACGCACCGAGCTTTTCACTGCTTCGCTCTAGCCGTTCTTCATCGCTCGGCGTCTCGAGTTTCGCGCCGAGGCAGTCGGTGAGGTGATTGTAGACCGTCTGGTGGGAGACGAAATCCGATTCGACCCGCTCGATCGGAACGCCGTCCCGCTGGAGTTCGTTTCGGGTCTGCACCTGGGTCCCGCTGCTGACGTCGTCGTCGGTCAACAGCCGGTAGGTGTTCTCGACTTCCCCCTCTTTGGGCGGGATATTCGCCTCCTCGAGCGCTGCCTCGAGAACCCGTTGATTGACGTAGGTCGCGAGCTCGCGCGTGCTGCGCTGGTCATCCCCGTCCCCCGTCCAGTAGGCGACCAGGTCGTCGTTGAGGCCCGCGAGCTCGTACTGCGTCGCGACTCGCCCGAGCTTGCACGTACATACCGCCTCCGAATCAGTCGAACTGGAACGATCGGTCACTACGTGCGTGTAGTCGTCAGGAGACGAAAAACGTTCGGATCCTCGTCGTCTCCGGAGACCGGGTTCATCTCAGATCAGAACCAGAGCCGAATGCCGGTACACCAGCTCACTGCATATCTGATGGCCGAAACATCATGGATATAATATGTATGAGCCAACGGTAGGACTGAGGTCGAGAGAGGTTCTATAAGATGTATTATATACTTGAGCGATACGGCCGATTACAGAGGTACTTTTGTAATTTATGATTCCCACAGATATAAAAGACGTGTGTGACGATTCCGGTGGCCGTACAAATAATTGTTTGCCTTGCAGCTGATGGTTCGCATCGAGGTCTCGGTTGCGATCGGTTTCAGGATCTGTCAATTCTTTTCGAATTTAAACTGGTTCTAGATGGACTGGCCGGACTTTCTCGAGGCACCCGTCATTCCCGTCAATCGAGGGTGTCTCGAGATAATGAACCGCATAATGCGATATCTTTTTCGTCACGGGTCTGTTCCCGCTCTAGGAGACGGTTCGGCGATCGCTCTCGATTTCAATGGTGAAAGCGCTCGAGCAGCGTTCGTCGCTTCCGGCTCGTTCCGAGATCAATCAATGGGTCCCGGCTATTTCAATAGTATTGAAACTGAATTGTCCAAACTATCAGATTCTTATGTCGGTATGGCTACAAGCGAGGGCGACGGCGACTGACTCGGACGTATTGCGATCGGGATTACACAGGTACTTTTGTAAACCACTTCGTCGGAGCCCAACGGTGTCGATACCCGACGAACGCATCCGACTCGAACCGAATCGGAGCGGGAACGTTCGTGCCGCTAACGACCGCTAGTACGGTGGAGAGCCGGCGAAACCGCGCGTTACTCGTACTGTCGGATCTTCAGTTCGATGATGTTCTTCTTGTTGAGGAGCTCGGGAGCGAGTTCGGCTTCGATCCGATCGGTCTCCATTCGGCTGCGCGGGCCGCTGATACTGATCGCACCGATCACGCCGTCCGGTTCCGATAGTATTGAAGTCGCGACCGCACTGACGCCGGGGAAGTGCTCGCCGCGGTTGATGGAATATCCACGGTCCCGAATCTCCTGGAGTTCGTCCTCGAGCGCGTCCCGACTCGTGACCGTATTATCGGTAACGGCCGGCAGACCGCGCCGTTCGATGACCGCGTCGAGTTCGTCCGCGGAGAGTTGGGCGAGGATCGCCTTCCCCGTCGCCGTCGAGTGGAGATGGAGGTGGCGACCCAGCGGCGCGTTGTCGTCGATCGATTCCGGGCTCTGCGACTTGTACAGTTGCACCGAATACCCGTTCTCCTTGACCGTGAGATTCGCGTGTTCCCCCGATGTTTCCCGGAGGTCGTCGACTTCCGGCTTTGCCGCCTGGTAGAGCGCCATCCCGTCGCGCATCTCCCCGCCGGTGGCCAGGAACCGGAAGCTACAGTCGTACTCGTTGTCGTTTTTGACGACGTAGCCGCTCTCAACGAGCGTCGACAGGTGGATGTGAGCCGTACTGATCGCCATTTCGAGGTCCTCGGCGAGTTCGGACAGCGTCGCCCCGTCGCGATCGCGAAGGTATTCAACAATGGTGAAAGACTGATCGACGCTCTTCAGCCGCCGCGTCTCCGTTTGATCGCTGTCGGTCATGGTAGTACATTGGTAGAGGATCGCTTAAGCCCTCCGTGTCGTTTCGACCATGTTGAAATTGTTCTCAGCCGGCGGTCGGGATGGCCGTTCCATCGAGTGACGGTCAACGGCGGATCGGGCCGATCTATCGACGCGGAGCGGACTGAGACGGCGTCCCGAGAACAGAACGAGGGATCGATCGTTACTGAATCGAGTCCTCCGGGCCGACGACTTCCATCTCCTCGAACAACTTGTCGTAGTTGTTGAGTTCGAAGAGGTACTCGCCCTCCACGAGTTCCTCGCGGACCTCGTCTTCCGACTCGAGTTTGTCGTACGATCGCTCGAGAATTTCCGCGGCGCTCTCACGCGGGACGACGGCGAGACCGTCGTCGTCGCCGACCACGATGTCGCCGGGCTCGACGGTGACGCCGCCACAGGAGATCGGGACGTTGATCGAGCCCGGGTCCTGCTTAAGTGGACCTCGCGGATGCGTACCGCGGCCGTATACCGGGAACTCCATCTCGCCGATCGCCTTGCTGTCGCGGTAGGCACCGTCGATGACGATCCCGCAGATTCCGTTCACCTGACAGGACTTGCACATGAGTTCGCCGAAATGGCCGGTCTCGGTGTACCCTTCGGAGTCGATGACGAGAACGTCACCCGGTTCCGCCATCGTGATCGCCTTGTGGATGATCAGATTGTCTCCGGGCGAGGCGTTGACCGTAATCGCGGAGCCGGCCATCTCGATATCGTTGTAGGCGGGCTGGAGGCCGGAATCCATCGAGAGCCCGATGTTCCCCGTCACGTCGGAGACGATGGTGCTCGGAATCTCTTCGAAGGCTGATACGACGTCACGGTCCGGTCGCTCTACGTCGTGCTCGATCGCGTGCATGGTCCGATCGACAGCGGAGAACCACGTTAATCTATCGGTCCGCGGGGAACGACCCATCGCCGCGGTCATTCGAGCGACGAACCGTAGTGTGTCGTTGACGACGAATTACAGGTCACTGGAAATTCCGGTCCCGCTTTATTTCGATACGCGCCGACCCCTTGAACGCGATGTCTGTCAGCGAGATCGTCGATGGTATCCACGCC containing:
- a CDS encoding 4-carboxy-4-hydroxy-2-oxoadipate aldolase/oxaloacetate decarboxylase, with the translated sequence MHAIEHDVERPDRDVVSAFEEIPSTIVSDVTGNIGLSMDSGLQPAYNDIEMAGSAITVNASPGDNLIIHKAITMAEPGDVLVIDSEGYTETGHFGELMCKSCQVNGICGIVIDGAYRDSKAIGEMEFPVYGRGTHPRGPLKQDPGSINVPISCGGVTVEPGDIVVGDDDGLAVVPRESAAEILERSYDKLESEDEVREELVEGEYLFELNNYDKLFEEMEVVGPEDSIQ